Within Gemmatimonadota bacterium, the genomic segment ATGTCGTCGCGGAGGACGCGTACCTGTTCCACGATGCGCTGTTCGAGCGGGGTTATCATGGGCTTGCAGGGGAGGCCGGGTTCCGGGCGCCGGGTCAGCCGGCGTCCTCCATCTCGTCGTAGAATCTGGCCATGCTGCCCCGTTCCTTCGCCGCGTTGAACCGCATGCCCGACCGGGGATGCTGGTTCATGAGGCCCGTGATCATGTAGGGAATGTCGAACCCCCACATCAGTTCGTGCCGCATCGGCTCGACGTGGTACTGTATGCAGTCCAGCAGCGGACGCAGGCGGAACTTCGGGTTGTGCAGGAATCCGACGATCAGTTCCATGGGGCAGTTGCCGGCGCCGCGGCCGAGACCGCCGAGGCTGGCGTCCAGGTAGTTCGCCCCGCGGATCAGCGCCTGAATCGTGTTGGCGAAGGCCAGTTGCTGGTTGTTGTGGGCGTGGATGCCCACCTCTTTGTCGGTAGACTGCAGGGCGTTCAGGAACTTGTCCACGAGCGCTTCGATCTGTTCGCTGTAAAGGGCGCCGAAGCTGTCCACCACATAGATGGCGTCCACCGGCGACTCGACGAGCATGGAGAGCGCCTCGTCCATTTCGCTTTCCGGAACCGTCGACGCCGCCATGAGGTTCAACGTGGTCTCGTAGCCCTTCTCGTGGGCGTCCTGGATCATGTCCAGCGCCAGCGGAATCTGGTGGATGTAGGTGGCGATCCGGATCATGTCCAGCACGCTTTCCGCGGCCGGCAGGATATCGGTCTTGTAGTCCGACTTCTCCGCGTCGGCCATCGCCGCCAGCTTGACGGGCGAGTCATTGTCGCCCACGACGCCGCGGATATCCTCTTCGGCACTGAACTTCCAGGGTCCGTGTTCATCGGGGGAGAAGATCTGTCGCGAGTTGATGTACCCGATTTCCATGTAGTCGATCCCGCCGGCGACGCAGGCCTGGTAGACCGCCTTGACGGTATCCGCGTCGAAACGGTGGTCGTTCATCAGGCCGCCGTCCCGTATGGTGCAATCGATGAGCTTGATCTCCGGCCGGTAGGTCAGCCACTTACGCGTGGGTGCTTCGTTGAGTGCCGATTGGTCCATGATCCTGTTCACTTCACTCCTGTTTACCGGTGAATCCGCCTGGTTTGCCTTGACGGCCGGGAATAACGGGGCCGTTCCGCGACAGAACATATACGACACCCGCACGCGGGACAAGGTATTTCAAGCGGCGCGCGGAAGTCAGGCGCATCGGTTCGACGTATCCGGCTGAATGCCCTTGACTAATACGCCTTCCCGCTTATCATGCAAGTTGCGTTGCGGGCCGTGCCGGTCAGGTGCGCAACCGGACGCGCGGGGCATTAGACGATTGCGGGCAGGACTTCGCATGGCAAGGGCTATGGGTATCATTCTCAAGACCGAAAAGCAGATCGAGACCATCCGCCGCAGCGGCCAGGCCGCGACCGCGACGCTGCAGCGCATGGGCGAAGCCGTCAGGCCGGGCGTCGCGACCTCAGAACTGGACCGGATCGCCCGCAAAATGATCCGGGACTACGGAGGCACCTCCTCTTTCCTCGGGTACCGGCCCAGCTACCATCCGCCCTTTCCCGCCACCATCTGCGCGTCCATCAACGATGAGATCGTGCACGGCATCCCCAGTCCGCGACGCAAAGTCGAGGAGGGGGACATCCTCAGCCTCGATTTCGCCATGATCATCGACGGATACCACGGCGATACGGCCTTCACCTTCCCCGTCGGCCGAATTTCACCGGAAGCGCGGCGGTTGCTGGACGTCACGCGGGCATCGGTGTTCAAGGGGATCGAGGAAGCGAAGCCGGGGAACCGCATCGGCGATATCGGGCACGCCGTGCAGCAATACGCGGAATCTCACGGATACTCGGTGGTGCGGGACCTGTGCGGCCACGGGATCGGCCGCAGTCTCTGGGAGGAACCGCAGGTCCCCAATCACGGCAGGCCGCAACGCGGCATCCGGCTCAAACCGGGCATGGTCATCGCCATCGAACCCATGGTGTGCGCGGGCGCGCACCGGATCCGGGTCCTCGACGACGAATGGACGACCTCCACCGCCGACGGACGGCTGTCCGCCCATTTCGAACACACGGTAGCGATCCTGTCCGACGGTCCCGAGATCCTGACGGAGAACACCGACCTCTGGGGTTCGAACGGCCTGCCGGGATGACGTGATTCGGCTGGTACGGTCGGTCCGGTCGGCCCGGTTCTACTTTTCGGGCCTCCCCGGCTGTGCAGGTATCATCGCAGATCCTTCAACACCGTGTATCGCCGCGCTTCTTCTCGCGATCCGGCCAAGACCAGGTAAGCGGTATCCTCGCTGACTCCGCGGGCGGCCACCTCGTGACCCCGCATGAGCTTCAGGTGGCCTCCGTCGGCGCCCCAACTGTCCATCCGGACGCCGCTCCCCGGCGAAACGAGTACGAATGTCCGCCCGGTGCGCGGGTTGGCGGCGGCGGCCCAGTGTCCGCCATCCTGTTCGACATACCACGGGCGCCGCTTCCGCTCGCCGTCCGCCGAGAACAGAACGGTGTCGGCCATCTCGCCGTCGGGCTTCAGGAACAGATGCCATCCGCCCCTCAGCCGCCGGTGCGCGGCGCTCTCGTTCAGCAGCCTCCATACCAGTTTGATTACCGGACCGCCCCCCAGGGTCAGAGTATCGAGTTCCAGGGTCAGGCCGCGGGACGCCTCATTGGACAACGCCACCCGCTGGCGCAGGCCCGTCCATTCGAGACCCCGGGCGCGATAGGAGACCGGCTCCGCGGCGAACGTCTCGTCCTCGAGAGACGCCGTCCAGGACATGCGGTCCGATACGATCTCGGGCTGCAGCCCGCCATACCAGGGGTAGCTCCATCCGAAGGCTTCGGGTTGGGGAAAGGCGGTAGCAAGGTGGTTGCATTCGCCGCCGGCATCCCGGATGGCGCTCACGGATCCGAGGAAGGAGGGAGCCACGTCGATTTCGAGCCGCTGGTTTCGAATGGTATACACCCTGTGACCCCCGGATTCGACCTCATCGACTTCCACGGCCGATCCGTCCGTCATCCGGACGAGGGGCAGCTCGACCTCCGCGCCGCGCTCCCCGCTGTCCAGCACCATGCGGCCGGTGTAGACGCCGGGCGGCCGCGACGTGGAAAGGCGCACCGAACCATCGAAGGGTTGCCGCCAGTCGATCTCGGAGAACGAAACCCACGGCGGGTCGCACCGCCACCCGTCGGGCATGACGAAGGAAACGGTCCCGCTGGCCTTACGGGACTTCCACTGCGCAATCCGGAAACGGAGGTCGGTCTCGTCTCCGCTTACCACGGCTACGGGCGGATCGGTCGTCGCCTCGAATTCGTCCAGGATCCGCGGGGCGGACTCGCCTTCTCCGACCGGTTCCCCCCGGATACGCCGCCACAGCCGGCGCACGCCTTGCCAGCCGCCGTCCCCGACGCGCAGTCTCAGGGCGCCGAAGGAGACGCGGGACTGGGGCGCGCAGGTCGTCTCCACGCTCACCGACTGGAATTCAAAACCGTTCCATTCGACCTCGTCCAGGCCGTCGGGCCACAGAACCCCCATCGTTCCGTGGGGCATTTCGTAAGCGCCCCACGATTCCGCGTAGCTGTCGCCCATCTTGAAATCGTAATCGTCCGGCGCGGACCGATCGCTGCAACGGGCCTTGAGGATTCCTTCCCGAAGCGGCAGCGTCAGCGCCGCCTGATCCGCGCCACCGTTCGTGACGAACTGGTAGAGGTGGGAGGTGCGGGGGTCGAAGCCGGTATTCTCCAGCGTGTGCTCCACGGTGATGACCGGCCCGGCGTTCAACCGGATGATCCGGCTGAAGACGAGGCCGGGGGCCCTTCGGGGTGCATAGGTTGCCGTGAGGACCACGCCGTTCCCATCCCCTTCGGCTTTCAGCTTGAAGTCCGACTCGCTGTATTCGCTGGGCCACTTCGGCGGTATGGGACGCCCGCCTTCCGTTCCCAGATGCCTCCCAGTGGCCCGGTCGCTGATCTTCAGTTGGCCGCCCTCGGCCTCCAGGTTTGCCCGGAAGATCTCGTTCTCGAACCGTATCGCGCCGTCCTGGTGGTACAACATTCCGCCCGGCGCCAAAGCGAAGACGGCGTGTTTCGCATCCGCCAGGTCGACCGGTCCGCCCTCCCGTTCCAGTCGGCCCGACAGGGTAAGTCCGAACACGCCCGGGCGGTCCGCCTCGAGGACGATTTCGAATCCTCCGTATCCCCGGGCGGGCACCGCGACGGATCGTGCGGTCCGGTCCACCAAGAGGCCGTCCGATGCCGTGATGCGGACCTGCGCTTCGACGTCTTCGGCCAACTGGCTGTGCAGGTTTACGCGCACCGGACGCGGCGCGCCGGGAGCCAGGGTGATCTCCCCGGGATCGATGGAAACAGACATCTCGACCCGCGGCCGGATACCGGTGGCGAGGTCGATGAGAAGATCGTCCCAACGTATGCTGGTGCGCACCCTCGGCGCAGTCTTTTTAACGTCCACGGTTTCGGCTTTGGCCGACACACTCACCGGCGCTTCCAGGGAGATATTCTCGCCGGGTCCCAGCGTCTTCCGGCAGTGGTAGTCGATGGACAGGTCGCCCGTCTCTTTCGCCGTTAACGCGACGGAGGCGGGAACGTCCTTCCGGTTCTCCAGTTTCCACCGAAGGACCGTCTGCCCGCCCCGCACCGGCTCGATGTCGTCCACCGTCGCCCAGGCGGACAAATCCGCCGTCTCCACCGCGGTCACGTGCCGGGCTTCGCGGTCCACCCGGACCGTCAGTCCCTCCCGGTCCCCGGCGGACCCGGCTTTATCGGATGGCGGCGTCCGTTCGGCAGATGCGGCTACATCCGCGCCAGACCCGGTACCGCCGACAGAGGCCGCCGTCCCCCCGGCCGTAAACCGGTAGGTAAAAACCCGCAGCCCTTCCCAGGTTTCGTCGTCGGGATACTGGTCGATCCGCCGCTCCAGGGATTCGTACCAGTCGTGCCGGTCGAAGAAGTACCGCGTACAGGGCATCTCGAGGATGGCGGGCATGTAGTTGCGCATTATCGGCCAGCCTCCGGCGTCCCAGAAGAAGCCCGTCCGCTTGTAAGGCGCCATCGCCTTCACGTTCCCCGACCAGGTATCGAGGTCGAGATGGTACTTCTTGTCTTCGATGGCCTTCTCCACCGAGCGGACGAGCAGCCGCCGGCCGATGCTCCTGCCCTGGAAGCGCGGGGAGACGTTCAACAGCGCGAGGTAGAGGGCCTCGCCGTCGTCCTTGTCGTATACCAGGGAACAGTACCCGCCGATCTTCTCCCCTTCGGCCCAGACGAAGACCGCGGTGTATTCCTCCTTTTCGTGCCAGTCCCGGATGTCCCGCGCCGTCGTGGGCACGCCGCTGTTCCAGGTGCCGGGCCATTCGCCGTCGCTTTCGTTCCACATTTCGGCGATCGCGACGGCATCCCGCACGGGGTCGATCAACCTCAGATTGGCTTGTTCCGCCATCGTCAACTCCTCACTATCTACTTTCTATCTACTCACCATCACAAGTTGTCCCGCCATGTTCCGGCCTACTGCGTCGATCAGGCGGGGAAACCACATGGTCGTGGGGGATCGCTCCGGCTTCGTTCACTTCATAGCCGAACTTCTCCAGGTAATGGCCGGCGGGAAGCAGTGCGTCGCCCCGCCGATCCATCTCTTTCTGTAACTGGCCGTCCAGCCGGCGCTGCAGGTCGGCGTGTTCCTCTCGGCCAGCCAGGTTTGACAGCTGGCAGGGATCCTCCCGGTTGTCGTACAGCAGCCAGGGCCCGTCGAGATTGCGTACATAGGTGTGTCCGGCGCTCCGGATGCCCCGCCAGGGCTGGCCCCGGTATTCCGAGAAGGGCGCGATGCTCATGATATAGGCGGCATCGTTGCCCGTAAAGGCCTCGCCCCGCACCGCCGGGGCGTGGTCCAGGCCCTCGCAGGTATCGGGGACGGGGATGCCCGCCAGGCCGAGGAGCGTCGGCATGATGTCCACCACGTTGAAGGGGGTGCCGATCCGGGGTCCCGCATGGGCCCGGTCCGACTGGTCCCGGTCCGACTGGTCCGGGCAACGCATGACGAAGGGAACGCGGATGGACTCGTCCCAGGGGTGCTGCTTGCGCTGGCGGCCCTGGGACCCAAGCATGTCGCCGTGGTCCGAAGTATATACGAAAACTGTTTCGTCCATCAGTCCCTGTTCTTCGAGGACGCCGCCGAGCCGCGCCAACTGGTCGTCGAGGGCCGTGATATGTGCGTAATATCCCGCCAGGTCGGTCCGGGCAGGATCGGGACAGTTGGGACGCACCTCCACTTCCTCCGGCGGGTACATGTCGAGGTAGCGGCCGGGCACGGCGTCGTAGGGATTATGCGGCGGCCCCCACGACAGCACCAGCGCAAAGGGCCGGTCCTGCTTCCGATCCTGGCTCCGATCCCGTCTCCGGTCCCGTCCCCGGGTGCGCAGGTATTCGATGGCCAGGGAAGTCTGCGCCTCCGCATCGTACCCGTTCCAGTACAGCGGCGCTTCCGAATCCCGGTAGTACAGGGAGTGCATGTAGTCGTGGGTGCAGTTGCCCACGGCCCAGAAATCGAACCCCTGCCTGCGGGGTCCGGGCGGCGTGAATCCGCCCCGGGACGGACCGTCGAGATGCCATTTCCCGATGTAGGCCGTGTCGTAGCCCGCCGCGCGCAGGACCGTGCCCAGGGTCGGTCGGTCCGTCGGAAGCCGCACGTCGTTCATGAACATGCCGGTCGTCAACGGATACTGTCCGGTCAGAAAAGCCGCCCGCCAGGGCGTGCAGACCGGGATGTTGGCGACCGCCAGGTCGAAGACGACGCCCTCGTCGGCCATGCGGTCCATGAACGGCGTCCGCACCTGGCAGCTGCCGCCGAAGCCGGTGCTGCACCATCGGTGCTGATCGCTAAACACGAAAACGATATTCCTGGCACGGTGCTTGGACATGGATCGCTACCTCCGTGTTACGCGGTTACGCTACCCGGCCGCCGTTACGTGCGCCGGCCCGTCCGGGCGACCCGGACCGCCCGGTCCAGCAACGACTTCAACGCGGGAGTAAAGTCGATATCCCGCACCGCCTCCCGACCCGCGGAGGACATCTTCTTCCAGGTCTTCGCCAGGATTTCGACCAGTTTTTCTTCTCTGTGCTTCTTCGAAAACGCGGGCAGATAGTGCCGGAGAAACACCAGGCAGGCGACGTCCTCGAGGGCCTGCGCCTCGGGGTCCGACTTGAAGCGTTCTTTCCGGACGAGGGCCTGCACGCGGTCTACGAGGGCGTCGTCATAGCCGGCATCCCGCAGGATGGCGCCCGCGGTCTGGGCGTGGTACCAGGCCAGTTCCGTGCGCCACTGCCGGTAACCGAGCCGGCCCACGGGAAAATCACTGCGGGGAATCTTCCACCGTTGGATGTGCTGGCAGCGCACGGCCAGCCGCAGTGCTTCCGACGCGCCGGGCGCCAGGTCTTCAAGGCAGGCCGACATCCGCAAGCCGTACAGGAGCGCTTTCGGCATCGGCCGGCCGTCGACTTCTTCGGATTCCGGGTCGGCGCCGTTCGCGGCGTCGATGCGTTCTATGGCTTCCGAAAATCGATCATGGTCCATCTATTCAGTCGCTTTCACCATTTAGTGGTTTTCACCAAAAAGCCGCCGGATGATGATTCCGGCGGCTTTGGGTAGTGGCATGAAGCGTTACGGGATCGTGTTTCAGGCGGACATGGCGAGCTGTTCGCTGTATTCGTGCGTCTCGAACTTCCGCTCGGCCGGTTGGAAATCGATGCCGTGCCGGGCGCACAGCTTGCGCAGCTTGTTTACCGCGCCGCCGATGTGCTTTCCGCCCCGGCAGATCCCGAACAGGTGCTGGCTCACGACCCTGCGGGAGATACCCAGGATCTCCGCGGTCTCCTGCTGGGTCTTCTGGTAGATGAAATACAGCACCACGACCTCGCACTGTTTCTGGGTCAGATACTGGGAGAGGAAATCGTAGACCGCATCGGCCAGTTCGTCCACACGGTCTTCGCG encodes:
- a CDS encoding DUF4202 domain-containing protein yields the protein MDHDRFSEAIERIDAANGADPESEEVDGRPMPKALLYGLRMSACLEDLAPGASEALRLAVRCQHIQRWKIPRSDFPVGRLGYRQWRTELAWYHAQTAGAILRDAGYDDALVDRVQALVRKERFKSDPEAQALEDVACLVFLRHYLPAFSKKHREEKLVEILAKTWKKMSSAGREAVRDIDFTPALKSLLDRAVRVARTGRRT
- a CDS encoding GNAT family N-acetyltransferase; protein product: MAEQANLRLIDPVRDAVAIAEMWNESDGEWPGTWNSGVPTTARDIRDWHEKEEYTAVFVWAEGEKIGGYCSLVYDKDDGEALYLALLNVSPRFQGRSIGRRLLVRSVEKAIEDKKYHLDLDTWSGNVKAMAPYKRTGFFWDAGGWPIMRNYMPAILEMPCTRYFFDRHDWYESLERRIDQYPDDETWEGLRVFTYRFTAGGTAASVGGTGSGADVAASAERTPPSDKAGSAGDREGLTVRVDREARHVTAVETADLSAWATVDDIEPVRGGQTVLRWKLENRKDVPASVALTAKETGDLSIDYHCRKTLGPGENISLEAPVSVSAKAETVDVKKTAPRVRTSIRWDDLLIDLATGIRPRVEMSVSIDPGEITLAPGAPRPVRVNLHSQLAEDVEAQVRITASDGLLVDRTARSVAVPARGYGGFEIVLEADRPGVFGLTLSGRLEREGGPVDLADAKHAVFALAPGGMLYHQDGAIRFENEIFRANLEAEGGQLKISDRATGRHLGTEGGRPIPPKWPSEYSESDFKLKAEGDGNGVVLTATYAPRRAPGLVFSRIIRLNAGPVITVEHTLENTGFDPRTSHLYQFVTNGGADQAALTLPLREGILKARCSDRSAPDDYDFKMGDSYAESWGAYEMPHGTMGVLWPDGLDEVEWNGFEFQSVSVETTCAPQSRVSFGALRLRVGDGGWQGVRRLWRRIRGEPVGEGESAPRILDEFEATTDPPVAVVSGDETDLRFRIAQWKSRKASGTVSFVMPDGWRCDPPWVSFSEIDWRQPFDGSVRLSTSRPPGVYTGRMVLDSGERGAEVELPLVRMTDGSAVEVDEVESGGHRVYTIRNQRLEIDVAPSFLGSVSAIRDAGGECNHLATAFPQPEAFGWSYPWYGGLQPEIVSDRMSWTASLEDETFAAEPVSYRARGLEWTGLRQRVALSNEASRGLTLELDTLTLGGGPVIKLVWRLLNESAAHRRLRGGWHLFLKPDGEMADTVLFSADGERKRRPWYVEQDGGHWAAAANPRTGRTFVLVSPGSGVRMDSWGADGGHLKLMRGHEVAARGVSEDTAYLVLAGSREEARRYTVLKDLR
- a CDS encoding nucleoid-structuring protein H-NS; protein product: MDQSALNEAPTRKWLTYRPEIKLIDCTIRDGGLMNDHRFDADTVKAVYQACVAGGIDYMEIGYINSRQIFSPDEHGPWKFSAEEDIRGVVGDNDSPVKLAAMADAEKSDYKTDILPAAESVLDMIRIATYIHQIPLALDMIQDAHEKGYETTLNLMAASTVPESEMDEALSMLVESPVDAIYVVDSFGALYSEQIEALVDKFLNALQSTDKEVGIHAHNNQQLAFANTIQALIRGANYLDASLGGLGRGAGNCPMELIVGFLHNPKFRLRPLLDCIQYHVEPMRHELMWGFDIPYMITGLMNQHPRSGMRFNAAKERGSMARFYDEMEDAG
- the map gene encoding type I methionyl aminopeptidase, whose translation is MGIILKTEKQIETIRRSGQAATATLQRMGEAVRPGVATSELDRIARKMIRDYGGTSSFLGYRPSYHPPFPATICASINDEIVHGIPSPRRKVEEGDILSLDFAMIIDGYHGDTAFTFPVGRISPEARRLLDVTRASVFKGIEEAKPGNRIGDIGHAVQQYAESHGYSVVRDLCGHGIGRSLWEEPQVPNHGRPQRGIRLKPGMVIAIEPMVCAGAHRIRVLDDEWTTSTADGRLSAHFEHTVAILSDGPEILTENTDLWGSNGLPG
- a CDS encoding sulfatase, translated to MSKHRARNIVFVFSDQHRWCSTGFGGSCQVRTPFMDRMADEGVVFDLAVANIPVCTPWRAAFLTGQYPLTTGMFMNDVRLPTDRPTLGTVLRAAGYDTAYIGKWHLDGPSRGGFTPPGPRRQGFDFWAVGNCTHDYMHSLYYRDSEAPLYWNGYDAEAQTSLAIEYLRTRGRDRRRDRSQDRKQDRPFALVLSWGPPHNPYDAVPGRYLDMYPPEEVEVRPNCPDPARTDLAGYYAHITALDDQLARLGGVLEEQGLMDETVFVYTSDHGDMLGSQGRQRKQHPWDESIRVPFVMRCPDQSDRDQSDRAHAGPRIGTPFNVVDIMPTLLGLAGIPVPDTCEGLDHAPAVRGEAFTGNDAAYIMSIAPFSEYRGQPWRGIRSAGHTYVRNLDGPWLLYDNREDPCQLSNLAGREEHADLQRRLDGQLQKEMDRRGDALLPAGHYLEKFGYEVNEAGAIPHDHVVSPPDRRSRPEHGGTTCDGE
- a CDS encoding sigma-70 family RNA polymerase sigma factor, which translates into the protein MYNPEFWEIRLDQVDLEQYPNEANIWYETGEDRVHRYQREDRVDELADAVYDFLSQYLTQKQCEVVVLYFIYQKTQQETAEILGISRRVVSQHLFGICRGGKHIGGAVNKLRKLCARHGIDFQPAERKFETHEYSEQLAMSA